In the Methanothermobacter marburgensis str. Marburg genome, GATGGGGACATCAACGGTCACGTTTTTACCTATCTCGGCTGGATCGATGTCCACGTGTATTATTCTGGCATTGGGGGCGAATTCTGCGACATTACCGGTTGTGCGGTCTGAGAATCTGCATCCAACTGCTATGAGGCAGTCGCACTCATCCACTGTGAGGTTTGCAACCTTGCGGCCATGCATCCCCAGCATACCCATGGCCGAAGGATGGTCCTCAGGGAAAGAACCCTTACCGAGGAGCGTGGTGGTAACAGGGGCCTTTATGAGTTCTGATAACTCCATGATCTCCTTTGAGGCCCCGGATATTATCACCCCACCACCCGCCAGTATAACGGGCTTTTCTGATCTCCTTATGAGCTCTGCAGCCCTCTTTATCTGGAGCGGGTGGCCCCGGAGGGTTGGCCTGTAGCCCTGAAGGTCCAGCTCATCAAGCGGGTCCTGGACCTCCTGTTCCTGTATGTCCTTTGGAAGGTCTATGACAACGGGGCCAGGGCGACCTGTCTTTGCTATGTGAAAGCTTGCCCTTACCATTGCAGGGATTTCACTTGCATCCGCTGGCTGGAAGCTGTGCTTTGTGATGGGCATGGTTATGCCTATCATGTCCACCTCCTGGAAGGCATCATTCCCGATGAGGTGGGTGGGGACCTGACCTGCAATTGCAACTATGGGTGAGGAGTCCATGTAGGCTGTTGCGATACCGGTTACAAGGTTTGTGGCCCCTGGCCCTGAGGTTGCTATGCAGACCCCCACCCTGCCTGAGGCCCTTGCATATCCATCTGCGGCGTGGGCCGCGCACTGCTCATGTCTTACAAGGATGTGTTTGAGTTCGGAATCATAGAGCATGTCATAGAGTGGCAGTAACTGTCCACCGGGGTATCCGAATACGGTGTCTGCTCCCTGATCCAGAAGTGATCTGATTATTGCCTGGCCACCTTTCATTGGAAACACCTTGAAAATCTATCATTATTATTAATGACATATTTCTTATAAATACATAATAAAGGTAAGTGGTAAGGTTATATAAAACAATAGGGAGATTTAAGTTTATCAATTTCAGGGAGGATTATCCGATGAAAATACTTGTTGTGGGAACAGGAGCAAGGGAACATGCCATATGCAGTGCACTGGCAGATGAGGCAACGATATACTCTGTGATGGGTAACAGGAACCCCGGCATATCAAGGCTTGCCAGTGAATTCATGGTTGCTCCTGAGGTTGACACAGAAAGGGTGGTCAATTTCGCATCCAGTAAGGGCGTTGATATGGCATTCATAGGTCCTGAGGCACCCCTCGAGGCAGGGCTGGTCAATGCCCTTGAGGAAGCAGGCATACCATCGGTGGGGCCCACCAGGGAGGCTGCCAGAATTGAGACAGACAAGTCCTTCATGCGCAGACTCTTTGAAGGTTACAGTATCCCCGGGTCAATAACCTACCGTGTCTTTGATGACAGGGCTGAACTCAGGGAGTTCATGGATGACTTTGAGGGCGAGGCTGTGGTAAAGCCGGTGGGACTCACAGGCGGAAAGGGCGTTAAGATAGTCGGTGAACACCTCCAGGACAACTCAGAGGCAATCGAATACGCCTGCGAGGTAATAGATAATCGTATAGGTGGCCATGCAAGCGTTGTTATAGAGGAAAGGGTTGTCGGGGAGGAATTCACCGTCCAGGCCTTTTCTGACGGCGACCGTATTGTGCCAATGCCTGCAGTACAGGACCACCCCCACGCATATGAGGGGGACCAGGGCCCAATAACAGGAGGGATGGGTTCCTACTCAGACTCAGATGGTCTTTTACCGTTCCTGACACAGAAGGACTATGATGAAGCAGTTGAGATAATGCAGAAGACGATCGATGCAATTAAAAGTGAGGCAGGGCCCTATAAGGGAGTTCTTTATGGACAGTTCATGCTCACAGCCGACGGACCGAAACTCATAGAGTACAATGCACGTTTCGGGGACCCTGAGGCAATGAATGTACTCCCACTACTTGAGTCCAGCATGCTTGAGATCTGTGAGGGAATCGTGGACGGAAATCTCAGCGGGGCAAGGTTCAGGAACCTTGCAACGGTCTGCAAGTACCTTGTACCCGAGGGCTACCCTGATAAGGGGATTGTAGGCTCTGAAATAAGGGTCGAAGAGGATAAGATCGAGGATATGGGGGTTATAACGTACTATGCAGCGGTTAACCAGGAGAACAGCACCATATACACCTCTTCATCCAGGGCACTTGCACTGGTGGCCCTTGCAGAGGACATATACTCTGCAGAGGAGCTCTGTGAGAACGCCACAGGATACGTGAAGGGAAGGCTCTACCACCGGAGGGATATAGGTACCAGGGAGCTTGTTGAGAAGAGGGTGAAGCACATGGAGGACCTCCGGTCCTGAGGAGTGGGGCAGATGAGGCATCTTCTATCTGTATGCGACATGGACGACGTGGTGGCGCTCCTTGACCTTGCAGATGACTACAAGGCAGGGGAAATCCCAGGAAAGGTCCTTGAGGGTAAGACCCTTGCAATGATCTTTGAGAAATCATCAACAAGGACCAGGGTCTCCTTTGAGGTTGGGGCATCCCAGCTGGGTGCACAGCCCCTCTATCTGTCTGCATCAGACCTGCAGCTTGGAAGGGGGGAGCCAATAGCAGACACCGCAAGGACCCTCAGCAGATACGTTGACGGGATCATGATAAGGGCCATAAGGCACTCAGACGTGGTTGAACTTGCATCAGAGTCTTCTGTACCTGTTATAAATGGGCTTACAGATCTTGAACACCCATGTCAGGCGCTGGCTGACATGCAGACTGTAAGGGAGAAACTGGGGGACTTCAGTGGTAGACTGGTATTTGTGGGGGATGGTAACAACGTCTGCAACTCACTGCTCCTCATAACAGCAATGCTGGGGATGGACATGGACGTTGCCTGCCCACCGGGTTATGAACCCGACACAGAAATCACTGGAATGGCAGAAAAAATCGCCAGAAAAAGTGGTTCAGAGATAAGGGTGCTCCATGATCCTAGGGAAGCTGTCGATGGCGCGGATGTTGTCTACACCGACGTCTGGGTCAGCATGGGCTATGAGGAAGAGACCGAGGAACGCCTCAAGGTATTCAGGCCTTACCAGGTGAACTCAGAGCTCATGAAACTCGCATCCCCTGATGCCATATTCATGCACTGTCTTCCGGCTGTGAGGGGGCAGGAGACAACCTCTGAGGTCATCGACGGGCCGCAGTCAGTTGTCTGGGATCAGGCAGAAAACAGGCTACATGCACAGAAGGCGATAATGCACTGGCTCATGGGATGATTGAGGGTGTTGCCTGGGTGGTGATGGACTGCTCAGGCAGTTATGAACTGGAGTCCAAGGAGGGCCTCTCTGTTCATAGCATCCTTCTTTTATCCAACGCCGACTGAATGCCAGACTTCAATACATTATGTGGCACACGAATTTTCTGAATACCAGTTTAACCAAAAATTAAATTTACATGGTCTCCGGGGCATGTATACCCAGAAGACCCAGGGCATTCCTGATTACGATTCTAACAGAATCAACGAGCCTCAGCCTTGCACCCTCAAATTCAGACCCGATGACAGGGGTGGATCTGTAGAAACTGTTGAAGGCATTTGCAAGGTCCTGCACGTACTGTGCCACGGGGTGAACCCTCCTTGCCATGGCGGCCTCCTCAACAACCACAGGGAAACGGGCAAGGAGACGGACAAGTTCTTTTTCATCGTTTTCAGGTTTCCAGGTGTCTTCGATGTCCTCATCACCATTGAAGGATGCCTTCTTGAGGAGCTTGCACGCCCTTGCATGGGCGTACTGTATTGATGCACAGCCACGTTCAAAGCTGAGGGCCTCATCCCACCTGAACACGATGTGCTTCTCGGGGGAAAGGCGTGCTATATAGTACCTTATGGCCCCGTTGCCGATGGCCTCGGCGATTTCATCTGCAACGTCATCTGGAAGTTCTCTCCTTTTTTCAACCTCCTCAAGGGCCCTTTTATGGGCCTCATCCATCAGTTCATCCACCGATATGAAGACGCCCCTCCTTGTGGACATTGAGCCCTCGGGGAGTGTTATGAACTCATAGAATATGACCTCGGGTTTCTTACCACCCAGGAGATCCACGGCGATTCCCACCTGCTCTGCTGCAAGTTTATGGTCTGATCCAAGGACGTCGATGAGAATATCCCCTTCACGGGATTTCTGGAGATGGTAGGCTATGTCCCTTGTTGAGTAGAGGGAGGTTCCATCTGAACGGGTGAGCACAAGCTCCTTTTCAATGCCGAAATCCTCAAGGTCAAGGTAGAGGACCTCATTTTCCCTGGTGAGCCCCGTTTTTCTGAGGGATTCTATAACCTCACCAACCGTCCCATCCCTCACCAGTTCCCCCTCCCACACGAACCTGTCGTGGTGGACATGGAGCCTTTGCATGGTCTCCTTCATCCCATCAAGGCAGTACTCCACAACCTCCCTGAAGGTGTCCTCGTTCTCACCGGCCTCGTATTGCCTCAGAAGTTCATCCACCTCCTCCTTTATACCAGGATCCTCTTTGAGTTTCTGGTTAACCTCAAGGTAGAGCCTTCCAACCCGGTGGTCCCTCTTATCCCCGGGGTAATCATCCAGGTTTTTCTGGAGGTTCAGGAGGCCCCAGACTATCATGGCTATCTGGCGCCCCATGTCATTGACATAGTACTGGGTTTCAACCTGGTATCCTGCCTTTCTGAGTATCCTTGCAAGCGAGTCCCCGATGATGGCATTCCTTATATGCCCTATGTGCAGTGGACCGTTGGGGTTTGCAGAGGTGTGCTCAAGGATTATCCTCTCACCCCTCTCTGGATGGGACCCGTAGTCGTCATCAATGATTTCAAGGAGTTTCCCTGAGAGCTTCCCATAGTCAACAAAGAAGTTTATGTATGGCCCCTTTGATTCTACTGCCTCAAAGATCTCAGGAGTTTCAATCACCGACATTATATCTGAGGTTATCTCCATCGGCGGCCTTTTGAGTTCACCTGCAAGTTCAAAGGCCACCGTGCATGCAAGATCACCCAGCTGGGGGTTTGGTGGTTCCTCCAGTTTGATCTCTGAGGGTACCGGTAGCTGGAGCTTCTCAAGCGCTTCAGTTATTGAATCCCTTGCACTGTTTTCAATGTATCTGAACAATTTCCTCACCTGCCTTCAGAGTCCCTTAAGCCAGAGGGTTATGTAGCCCACCTTGGGTATCATCAGCGGATTTGAACCCACCGTTATGACCCTTGCCTCAACCTGTGATGGGTACACAGGTGCGGGGTCAGGTGATGGGTTGTTGTCACCCTTTGTGATGTAGTATTTTTGACCTGCTTTATCCTTTTCGACGGCTATAACCCGGTGTATAACCGGTTCAGGGAACCATGTGGCGTCATAGATTATTATGTCACCCTTCTGTACGTTTTCAGGGTTCAGTTCCTTTATTCCGAAAAAGTTGCTCTTTTCGATTATCACTATGTCTCCCCTGTAGAAGACGGGCTCCATGCTTCCTGATACAACCACATTCATGTGCTGTGATGCAACAACAGCAAGTAGGAGGAGGAGAATGTATGCTGCTGCCTCAACCCATTCCCTTTTATCATCACTCATGCTTACACCTATCTCAGAATGGCACCTGTATCTGCTGAACCTGCGAGTTTCCTGTAGCGTGCAAGCCATCCCTTAACGTGGCGTTCCGGTTTTTCTGCAGATTCAATCCTTCTTCTGATCTCATCTTCCGTCAG is a window encoding:
- a CDS encoding acetolactate synthase large subunit, coding for MKGGQAIIRSLLDQGADTVFGYPGGQLLPLYDMLYDSELKHILVRHEQCAAHAADGYARASGRVGVCIATSGPGATNLVTGIATAYMDSSPIVAIAGQVPTHLIGNDAFQEVDMIGITMPITKHSFQPADASEIPAMVRASFHIAKTGRPGPVVIDLPKDIQEQEVQDPLDELDLQGYRPTLRGHPLQIKRAAELIRRSEKPVILAGGGVIISGASKEIMELSELIKAPVTTTLLGKGSFPEDHPSAMGMLGMHGRKVANLTVDECDCLIAVGCRFSDRTTGNVAEFAPNARIIHVDIDPAEIGKNVTVDVPIVGDARNVLRELIEKLKKHGERDDKWLKGVQKFRAECMPRMSYDEVPLKPQQVIKEISQVLDDETVVTTDVGQNQMWMAHFYTSRAPRKFISSGGLGTMGFGFPAAIGAKVALPENDVVAVCGDGGFLMVCQDLATIREYDIPVVICVMDNRHLGMVAQWQRLFYDERMSHTHLGEVPDFVKLAESFGIEAERVEKPGETSEALSRAIRSGEPALLDIVIDPHEILPMVPPGCGLTEIVGEYRVEREDPQEIRYSGVKADGD
- a CDS encoding signal peptidase I, encoding MSDDKREWVEAAAYILLLLLAVVASQHMNVVVSGSMEPVFYRGDIVIIEKSNFFGIKELNPENVQKGDIIIYDATWFPEPVIHRVIAVEKDKAGQKYYITKGDNNPSPDPAPVYPSQVEARVITVGSNPLMIPKVGYITLWLKGL
- the argF gene encoding ornithine carbamoyltransferase, producing MRHLLSVCDMDDVVALLDLADDYKAGEIPGKVLEGKTLAMIFEKSSTRTRVSFEVGASQLGAQPLYLSASDLQLGRGEPIADTARTLSRYVDGIMIRAIRHSDVVELASESSVPVINGLTDLEHPCQALADMQTVREKLGDFSGRLVFVGDGNNVCNSLLLITAMLGMDMDVACPPGYEPDTEITGMAEKIARKSGSEIRVLHDPREAVDGADVVYTDVWVSMGYEEETEERLKVFRPYQVNSELMKLASPDAIFMHCLPAVRGQETTSEVIDGPQSVVWDQAENRLHAQKAIMHWLMG
- the argS gene encoding arginine--tRNA ligase, coding for MFRYIENSARDSITEALEKLQLPVPSEIKLEEPPNPQLGDLACTVAFELAGELKRPPMEITSDIMSVIETPEIFEAVESKGPYINFFVDYGKLSGKLLEIIDDDYGSHPERGERIILEHTSANPNGPLHIGHIRNAIIGDSLARILRKAGYQVETQYYVNDMGRQIAMIVWGLLNLQKNLDDYPGDKRDHRVGRLYLEVNQKLKEDPGIKEEVDELLRQYEAGENEDTFREVVEYCLDGMKETMQRLHVHHDRFVWEGELVRDGTVGEVIESLRKTGLTRENEVLYLDLEDFGIEKELVLTRSDGTSLYSTRDIAYHLQKSREGDILIDVLGSDHKLAAEQVGIAVDLLGGKKPEVIFYEFITLPEGSMSTRRGVFISVDELMDEAHKRALEEVEKRRELPDDVADEIAEAIGNGAIRYYIARLSPEKHIVFRWDEALSFERGCASIQYAHARACKLLKKASFNGDEDIEDTWKPENDEKELVRLLARFPVVVEEAAMARRVHPVAQYVQDLANAFNSFYRSTPVIGSEFEGARLRLVDSVRIVIRNALGLLGIHAPETM
- the purD gene encoding phosphoribosylamine--glycine ligase — translated: MKILVVGTGAREHAICSALADEATIYSVMGNRNPGISRLASEFMVAPEVDTERVVNFASSKGVDMAFIGPEAPLEAGLVNALEEAGIPSVGPTREAARIETDKSFMRRLFEGYSIPGSITYRVFDDRAELREFMDDFEGEAVVKPVGLTGGKGVKIVGEHLQDNSEAIEYACEVIDNRIGGHASVVIEERVVGEEFTVQAFSDGDRIVPMPAVQDHPHAYEGDQGPITGGMGSYSDSDGLLPFLTQKDYDEAVEIMQKTIDAIKSEAGPYKGVLYGQFMLTADGPKLIEYNARFGDPEAMNVLPLLESSMLEICEGIVDGNLSGARFRNLATVCKYLVPEGYPDKGIVGSEIRVEEDKIEDMGVITYYAAVNQENSTIYTSSSRALALVALAEDIYSAEELCENATGYVKGRLYHRRDIGTRELVEKRVKHMEDLRS